CATTCTACTGTAGTTCTATTAAAGGTTTAAAAATGCACTTGATTTATTGAATAAGGAATCTGAAATTTACATTCTACTGTAGTTCTATTAAAGGTTGAAAATGAGGAAAGCGGAGGGAGGAGGATAATGAAGATTTACATTCTACTGTAGTTCTATTAAAGGAAAAAAATATTAAATCCTACTCGATTACGTGAATTATATTTACATTCTACTGTAGTTCTATTAAAGGGATCCTCCACATTTTGCACATTCAACTAATCCTGCCAAATTTACATTCTACTGTAGTTCTATTAAAGGTTTATATTAGAAGAGCGAAAGAAAGCAATGAGGATGATTTACATTCTACTGTAGTTCTATTAAAGGTGATATTAAAGGAACTCAAATAGTATTTTGTGATGTATTTACATTCTACTGTAGTTCTATTAAAGGAGTTAAATGTGAACATACAGTAATGAAGAACGATACTAATTTACATTCTACTGTAGTTCTATTAAAGGATGCAAAGTAAAATGATAAAAGGGGGAAATCATTAATTTACATTCTACTGTAGTTCTATTAAAGGAGATAAACAAGATGATAGTAGTTGGGATATACCAGAATTTACATTCTACTGTAGTTCTATTAAAGGGATAGTATTAATGTGAAAGAATACATTAAACGTAAGCGGTCAAGTGTGTCCTGAAGTACCAAGAAATTAGTGGTGCAGGCTTTAAGAGAGATGGGAGTAGGCCTCCCGAAATCGACATCCAGATGTAGGTTTCAAACCACCTTTGGGTGCTGTAGCCAAAAGTTATGGTGCTGAGCACAAAGGCAAAAGGCTGTTGGAACAGTCAGGTATGTGTCATGGAGCTAAACGAAAGTGAAGTGTTCGATGAAGCATCGTTAATACTAAAATACAGTCAAAACCATTTGCTTTGATCACAGATGGGATAAGTTTAGAAGAAATCTGGTTACTGGCTAAACGGCTGTCGGTGTAAAGACTCTAGGAACATGACATAGGCTTTCTTAAGGAACAGGAGAATCCTGTACAGTAATGTTAAGCGAAAATCCAAGCGAGAGAACGACAAGGATGATAGTAGCGATGAACTATACAGGTGCGGAAGAACTCGTAGTAGTGATGAAGTCTTTGTAATGAAGATGGAGCGAAGGGGTTCTATCATTCATAACTCGAAAATTTAACAACCAGAAATGGGAGGATTTTATGAACGAGGGAAAATCGTTTCAAATTTCACAAGAATTAGTTCTAGCAGCATATAAACGTGTAAAAGCAAACAAAGGTGCTAGTGGAGTAGATGGTATCAATTTCAATGAATATGAAAAAGAATTGAAAAATAACTTGTATAAGTTATGGAATCGTATGTCATCAGGTAGTTACTTTCCAAAGGCTGTTAGAGGTGTTGAAATACCTAAGAAAAACGGGAAGAAAAGGCTATTGGGAATACCAACAATTGAAGATAGAGTAGCACAAATGGTAACTCTAATGGTATTTGAGTCAAACGTAGAGAAAATTTTTCTTGATGATTCCTATGGATATAGGCCAAATCGTTCAGCAATAGATGCAGTAGGAGTAACAAGAGAACGATGTTGGAAATATGGTTGGGTCTTAGAGTTTGATATAGTTGGATTATTTGACAACATAAATCATGACCTCTTAATGAAAGCTGTAAAAGCTCACACCAACGAAAAATGGGTGATATTATACATTGAAAGATTTCTAAAAGCGACAATGGTAATGCCTGATGGAAGTATTAAGGAAAGAGTGTCTGGAACGCCACAAGGTGGAGTAATCAGTCCAGTTCTTGCTAATCTTTTTATGCACTATGCGTTTGATACCTGGATGAAACATAATTTTCCTGATAACCCTTGGGTGAGATATGCAGATGATGGAGTCGTACATTGTGTCAGTGAGAAACAAGCCAAATACATATTGTACAGACTTAAGAGACAGATGAATTTATGCAGCTTAGAAATTCACCCAGATAAGACTCGGATTGTATACTGTAAGAGTGACAAGTTCCAAGGAACCTACGAGTATACTTCTTTTGATTTTCTTGGTTATACATTTCGTACAAGATATGTAAGAAGTAAAAATGGGAATTTCTTCAATGCATTTACACCAGCTGTCAGTAATGAATCATCCAAATTGTTTCGCAGTAAGATAAAGGATATTAGACTGAATAGCAAAATTCTCTCTATGGATAAACTAGCAGAGTTGATGAACCCTATTATCAGAGGTTGGATGAATTATTTCATGGTATTTGGTTCTGGAGAAGCACGAAAAAGCCTCGATTACATTAATATATCACTTGTGAAATTTGTCCATCGTAAATATAAAGGTAAAGGAAAATCCATGGGTAAATCATGGAGATTTCTTGGTCGATGGGCTAAGAGCAACCCCTCATTTTTCTACCATTGGGAAAAGGGGATTGTACTTACGATAGGATGATAAGAGCCGTATGACAGGAGACTGTCACGTACGGTTCTGTGAGAGGTTTGAGGTGAAATTCCCCTTATCTACTCGACTAATCGCATGGATTTAAAAATTTTATAAACCATGAGATAATATCCTTTACAAAGCACTTTTAATGTTAACAAAGTGACTTTGTTAACATTAGAAGCATGGGAGGATGATCGTATTGACTACTATGAAAGCAGCTAAACATGAAATACAAAAAGAACAATGTCGAGAAATGATTAGAAGACATAAGCAGAGCGGATTACCTATTAGGCAGTGGTGTGAAGAAAATAATATTTCACAAGGAAAATACTACTACTGGTTAAGAGTCATCCGGCAAGAATCACTAATTCAAGCCGGAACGCTCGCTGTATCTGGACAAACTCATTTTGCTGAACTTAAAAAAACAATAGAACAAAATTCTCAATCTACCCATAATGGTACATGTGCCGTCCTTCGCTCAAATGGCAATGAAGTTGAAATTCTGAATGGTGCAGATCCGATAACATTAGAATCAATACTTAAAATTCTTAGAAGATCATGAAGGTTAAATTTCCTGATAACGTCAGGATATACATTGCATGTGGTCATACAGATATGAGAAAATCTATCGATGGTCTTTCGGCAATTGTATCTGGCAATTTTAAACTTGATCCATTTGAGAATGTACTATTTCTATTCTGTGGGCGAAGAAGAGATAGGATGAAAGCACTGTTTTGGGAAGGTGATGGATTCCTTCTACTTTACAAGCGACTCGAAAATGGAGTCTTTCAATGGCCTAAGACTACTAAAGAAGTTAGAGAAATTACACAGCAGCAGTATAGATGGCTTCTAGAAGGATTAACCATAGACCAGAAAAAAATTATTCATAAAGTAGAAAACAAAAAAGTATTTTAGGCTGAGAAAAACGTTGAATTTTCAACACTTTTCTCAGTTTTTTTCGTGCATTACTATGGACGTTATGGTATAATATTTGTAAAGGAAACTATTGGAAGAGGGCTGAAAATCAATGAATGTAGCTGCATCTGAAACATCTGCATTAATAGAAATAATTAAAGAACAGAATCTAACAATTTCAGCTCTTAGAAAAGTAATCGAAGAGTTAAATGTTGACTCTAAAATTCTTCATGAGCAAATTCACTTTATAACAAAAAGTTATTTGGCACAAAGAGTGAAAAGACAGCAGCAGTAATATCAGGTCAAATTGCTATTGATGGAGTAGATTTTGGTCAATTTGATGAGGCAGAAGTAGAGGCTAATCTGGAGGAAGTGGAGCCTGTAATTACAAAGAAAAGAACCCGTAAAGGATACTCTAGGGAGAAGGCGCTAATCAATCTTCCAGAAGAAGATAAAGTTTATACACTATCTGAAGAAGATAAAATATGTATAATTGATGGAGATAAGCTACATTATGCCGGTAAGAAATACATGCGCAGTGAAATCGAATATACTCCAGCAACAATGAAACTTGTGCACATCTATGAAGAAAACTGGGAATGCAGAACATGTCGTAAAGAAGGAAGAACCTATCTTAAACAGGCAAAGGTAGATGATGCACTTTTACAGCACTCAATGGCGTCACCATCTAGTGTTGCATGGACAATGTATCAGAAATATGTGAATCATGTTCCTTTATACCGCCAGGAGAAGGACTGGCAGAATCTTGGACTTGAGATTAAAAGAAGTACCTTATCTAATTGGATATTAAAGACAGCTGAAGACTGGCTGAATAAAATGGTTACTAAACTTCATGAGCATCTACTTAAAGATAACTACCTACATGCTGATGAAACACCAATTCAAGTAATGAATGAAGATGGCAAGAAAAATACAACCAAATCATATATGTGGGTATATACGACTAGTAGCCATAGTGATAAGCAGATACGTATATTTGAATGCCGATCTGGACGTGCTGGTTCCAATGCAGCAGATTTTCTGGATGGATACAAAGGATATCTCCATACGGACGGATATAAAGGGTATGGGAAGGTAAAAGGTGTAACTAGGTGTCTTTGCTGGAGCCATGCAAGAAGATACTTTACAGATTCACTACCTAAAGACATAAAAGGTACAGATGCTACACTGCCAAAACAAGGTTTAGCTTATTGCAATAAAATTTTTGAAATCGAAAAGGAATTAAAAGATCTGTCGCCAGAAGAACGTAAAGAAAAGCGCCTTAAACTGGAAAAACCAGTTTTAGAGGCTTATTGGTCGTGGGTTGATTCAAATATTAATGGAGTCTTGGCAAAATCTAAGATTGGACAGGCCTTGCAGTATGTAAAAAATCAGCAATCTGGATTAATGGCATATCTAGAAGATGGAAATTGTGAAATCTCAAACAATCTTGCAGAAAATAGCATACGTCCATTTACCGTAGGAAGAAAGAATTGGCTATTTGCAGGAAGCCCGAAAGGTGCCTCGGCAAGTGCAACGGTATATAGCCTAGTAGAAACAGCTAAAGCCAATGGTTTAAATCCATATAAATATTTACAGCTTCTGCTCACTACTCTTCCTAAAAAACCGTTTCAAGAAGATGATAGTTTATTGGATAATCTTCTTCCATGGAATCCGAAAGTTCAGGAAGTATGTAAAACTAAATAACATCGATGAATAAATTAATAACGCAGCCAAATTTGGCTGCGTTTACTATATATACATGTGATTATTTAACGCTTACCATTAAACCACTCGGATTTACATTCTACTGTAGTTCTATTAAAGGATAGACCAGAATCTATTTCATACCTAATGTCATTAGGATTTACATTCTACTGTAGTTCTATTAAAGGGACCCCTTAGACAACTATGAAGATTATGTATCTTTAATTTACATTCTACTGTAGTTCTATTAAAGGCAGCGAAAAAAAGATACAAGGGTTCAAAGAAATACAAATTTACATTCTACTGTAGTTCTATTAAAGGTAGATATGAAAGTGGGCAAGAAATATAGCTTCATGGATTTACATTCTACTGTAGTTCTATTAAAGGGGGGTAACTTGTAAATATCAGAACAGTGAAACTCAGATTTACATTCTACTGTAGTTCTATTAAAGGTAATAAAAAAGTAGAAGTTAGAGGTTATTATAAAAAATTTACATTCTACTGTAGTTCTATTAAAGGTTAATGCAGTAGAGGAGGCTAAGGCTATGTTTGATAAAATTTACATTCTACTGTAGTTCTATTAAAGGAGGTGAATCATGAAGCTGTCACTTACACAATATGTTGATTTACATTCTACTGTAGTTCTATTAAAGGTCACTATACGGAGATACTTCATTCCAGTTATTATATTTACATTCTACTGTAGTTCTATTAAAGGATTCTCTTTAGAAAGTGAAAATAATTTAGATTCTTAATTTACATTCTACTGTAGTTCTATTAAAGGTCAACGTATCAAATAGCTTATTCCAACTCGATAGATAAATTTACATTCTACTGTAGTTCTATTAAAGGTATTCAGGTAGAGGTAATTTCCATATTGGTGCTTGACCATTTACATTCTACTGTAGTTCTATTAAAGGATTTATATTAGACTCTGATTTACTTACATTTTTGAATATTTACATTCTACTGTAGTTCTATTAAAGGACAAGCCAGTATTTCCATATTTCTGAACTTGTCTACGATTTACATTCTACTGTAGTTCTATTAAAGGAAATTAATTCCTTGGGGAAAAAAAGCATCAGAATTAACATTTACATTCTACTGTAGTTCTATTAAAGGTTAAAGAAAAAATGTACAAAGGAGATGAAAAGGAAGAATTTACATTCTACTGTAGTTCTATTAAAGGTGAGTATGTAGTGCCAGCTGGTGAATTGGTAGCGTTATTTACATTCTACTGTAGTTCTATTAAAGGTTTTTTATTACAATACGCTTGATGTAATTGTAATGCTTTACATTCTACTGTAGTTCTATTAAAGGGGTACAGATAGAGTCGTTGGGGGTGTGATTTAATGAGCTTTACATTCTACTGTAGTTCTATTAAAGGGAAGATTTATTGGACTTAGGTGGACTATTTGGTAAGGCTTTACATTCTACTGTAGTTCTATTAAAGGGATATGATTTTAGGAATAACAAATAGGATTTTTAATCTTTACATTCTACTGTAGTTCTATTAAAGGTTAGTATATTCTTTCTGATACACCACTTGACTTGACCTTTACATTCTACTGTAGTTCTATTAAAGGTTCTGAACTCGTGTACTATTTCATACGGTCTATCTTGCTTTACATTCTACTGTAGTTCTATTAAAGGGAAAATAGAGAGAAGTGTAAAAAGAAAGTTAATGTAAATCTTTACATTCTACTGTAGTTCTATTAAAGGAGCATCAGAATTAACGGGGTTACCTTATGATTTTATTGCTTTACATTCTACTGTAGTTCTATTAAAGGTAAGTTTTTATGTTTTCACCCCCTTAAAAGCAAGTAATCTTTACATTCTACTGTAGTTCTATTAAAGGCTCCCCTACTTACTCCATATAACTTCGCAACTCCACCCTTTACATTCTACTGTAGTTCTATTAAAGGTAAGAACTGTGCATCTGCCATAGATAATGATATAGGCCTTTACATTCTACTGTAGTTCTATTAAAGGCCATCCTGTTCTATACGTTGTATTTTCTGGTCTGTATACCTTGTTTCTGTCTATGTTTAAATTTATCAATTCCATCATCCAATTACTACCATGAAATTTATCATTCTTACTACTATAATGTTTATAATTAGATGTTTGTCGACAAGCACAGTTTTTTGCATCATTACAGGTCGACAGGAATAAATTCTAAAAAAAATTAGATGTCTTATCATCCATTAAACCCCAAAATTCTTTTTCAAGCCATTTTTCACTTCTGCTTTTAAATATTAAAAGCGAATCTTTGTCTTTTCTGATATGCTTGCTAAGATCTGTTCTTAATTTAAGATAATTTAATTCTGTAAGCTCTCCTTCAAATACTGATTTCTGAATATGAGTTAGGTACTTTTTGCATATTTTAAATGTATTTCTAGAAATTCTTGGCCCTTTTTCATCTGCTAAAATATCATAGACTAATATCACATACATATTATATCACCACCATATTTTAAAACCAACGTATTCTTTTTCACCAATAATATGTTTAATCAATTTATAGCACTCTAATCTAATCAGATATCTATAGGATACATCTCTACCTAACCCTTTATGAGATATTGTAGTTTCAAGTCTCTTATCATATTCCATTAGTATTTTTCTCTTACCAGATTCTTTGAGATACAAAAAGTTTGATTCTCTCTCAAAATCTTCTTCTGTAATTTGATTTTTATTAAGCAATGAAAAAATCATTCTTTCACCAATTAGTGGTTTGAATATTTCTGAAATATCTAAGCATAACGAGAATCTTTTCGTACCAGGTTCATGCAAATAGCTTATTGTTGGATTCAATTGAGTTTTATATATTTCACTTAAAGTAGTAGTATAGATTAAGCTATTCACAAAGGAAATAAGAGTGTTAATCATATTATCAGGTGGCCTTTTTACTCTTTTCTCAAATTGGATATCCTGTTTTACTATATCATTCCACGTAGAATAATAAATCTTTCTAATATTCCCCTCAATCCCCATAATCTCAGTTATAGATTTTCCGAATTCTAATTTATTTATTAGACTATCTATATTCTTCATGGCGTCTTCTAAGTTAATTCCTCTGCCATTATAATATCTTAAATTTCTGTAAATATTGTAGGATGCTGCTTTCAAAATTTCTTTAGCTATTCGTAATCTTTTTTCCTCGTTATCATAAGACTTTACTTGTTCAACTAACAAATAACCGCTGATATTCGTCTCTCTTGGGTAATAACTACCACTATAGAATCCATAATAGTTAAACACATGTAGAATAATACCGTTCTGGGACACAAAGTTTAATAATTTGGTATTTAAACTTACTTCACCAAAAAGGTATATTTCATCAGCAACTTCTACTTTTAAATTCTTTGCATTTCCGTCTAAACTTGTTATTTCTATATTATTATCTTTTCTTCTTAAATCCCCATCTTTTAATATATAGAATGTCTCTCCCAATATATATTACACCCCCTAGATATAGCAGAGTTCATAGTATGAACACTTCTTACAAAAAGACTTATTGATCGTTTTAGGAGGTAAACTTATATTTATGATGTCTTGAATCTCTTTTAACACATCCATAAGTTCTTTTTCTTCCTCATCATTTAAATATATTTCCTCCCTTTTTCTCAACAAAGGATAATCCAAGATCCCTTTCTCTATATTGACCCCTTTACTTCTCAATACCCATATATAGTATTTCAATTGCCACTTAGATGCCTCATCTAACTTTCTTGACTTTTTCACTTCGTGTATGACTTTCCAGTCTTTTAAAAAGTCAATGTTGATACTTTCATCTATTAAGATATTTTTCTTTTCTCTATCGTAGGAATTTTCATCAATTAACTTACCAATACCAACCAATTCACTATTGAATTCCATATTTAAGTCATTACTGAAATACCATAACTTTTTCTTACACACGAAATTATAATATACCATTACCCCTGTTACCTTTTTCATGGAATCACCTGCTTAATCAAATCTATACTCCTGAGTTAGTTTCTCTTTCTTATCCTTTTTCTCAACTACAATACCAATTTCCTCTGAATAACTAGAATCTATCACTGGAATTTTCTCATACTTACTCAATTCTAGTTCTTCTAATATGTTCCCCTCTACCTGATCGTTTCTAATATTAACAGTAAAATTCATGAGCTCATCTCTACTAATAATTTTTTCTCTTTTAAGTTTTTTTCTTTCTTCTTTGGACATGTTGTTATCATATTTCGTATTGAGTATAGATATATAACCCTTAATTTGATTTTTATATAAATTATAAATATCGATTGGAATTACTGTTCTACTATCAATTCCCCTAAACATTTCTTGAATCTCTTTTTTAGTTTTTTCATAATCGTCTATACTTCTAACATAACTAATATTTTCTTTTAATGTGGTATAGTATTTTGTATCTTTAAGATTTTCGGTAGTATATACAGAAGCAACTAGGTCTACCTTTTCCTTTTCTGTTAAAATTCCATCTTTATCCTTAATATGCTTCCTTGATAAATCAAAAATTTCTCTATCTATTACAGGCCCTATACCACTGCATTTGTCCTTTTCACTTCCAATAAACACATGACAATTATAGTTATCATCTATTAACTCTCTTTTCCTATAACATCTACCCATTCTTTGAAATAATCCATTTAAATCAGATAATTCTGTTATTAATACATCAAAATCAATATCTAATGATGCCTCTACAATCTGAGTTGAAATCCATATCCCGTATTCCTCTGATTCTAATTTACCAATCTCTAGAATTGCATCTTCTTTATCTTTTCTATCTCTTCTAATAAAACTACTGTGAAGTAAATTTATATTTTCTACTTTACTTTTTTCTAATTCTTTATATATAGCTTGAGCTTTCCTTACAGTATTACAAATTACTAATACTTTGTTCTTATTATAAAGGCTCAAGATATAATCTACATTAATTCCATCTTCTACAACCATCATTCTATGCCTGCTATAGCTACTATCGATAAAAGGTTTATCAGGCATGGCAAACTCTATTTCTTCTTCTTTCAATATATCTATAATAAAACTTGGCAATGTTGCAGTTAATATTGAAAATTTACCTCCCACTTTAGTTATATATCTTATACCTATAATCAGATAGGATAATAATTGTGGTGTATACATTTGTATTTCATCAATAACAACTTTAGAATAAGCCAATGTAGCTAATTTTGATTCAAAACCTCTATACCTATAGACAAAATCAAATATTTGATCTAATGTGCAAATAGTAAGTGGAAGTGAGAGCTGCTTTGTCTTATCGTAATATTCGTCAAAATCAATGTTTTCATTATTGAGGTTGAGATATTGACTTCTTGTGTCTGAATGAAGTAATCCTACCTTGTTTTGGAAGTCATCAGTAACTATCTTTGTAGTTACTCTCTCATATATAGAGTTAATTGCTGTTTTCAAAGGTAATGTAAAGAATCCTTTATTATCTCCTATCCATAATAACCCCGCCTCTGTCTTACCCATACCTGTTTGGGCAATTACAATAGTACTTTTATCTTGATTATCAATCATATATTTCTGTAGTTCATTCCATTTTGCATCTGGAGTATCCTTCCTCCATGAATTTATTAGATTTTCTAAATCATTAGATAGAAAATCATTTTTATTTTCCACTACGATATGAGCACTGGCTGCATAGTCAATTCTATTTAATAATCCTTTAATCATAATGTATTTAAAGAATATATCTTGTCCATTTTTTTCATAGATTCTATCATTTAGAACAAAGAATTGATCTTCAATAGTATCATTTAAATCTACATATTTTAATTTATCATAGCTGAATTCTTCAAATTCATCTTCTATTAGCTCTATTTCATCTTCAACATCATTATCGGTAAAGTTAATTTCTCTTTCATGATGATATCCCACTGAATGAAATAAAATCTTTATGTCTGAAGTATCATATCCTAGATTTTCAAGTTCTACAAAATCTATAAATGCTAAGCTAAGTATCCCGTGAGGTATTTCCGTTTTGCTCTTTTTGCCATTTAACAATCTTTGTTGAAATCTAGTGTTTATTTTACCTAAATCATGATATAAACAGGCTAAGTACAACATATCCCAATCTATTTCTAGATTAGGATATGTTGATTTTAATAATTCATAATTTTTTAATAAATTATCTGTATGCTGTTGTATCGTTTCTTTAGGATCTGACTTTGCATAAAATTCTTTCATCTAACTCACTCCTCGTTATACTGCAAACACAACATATTGATCTTCATCCATAAGTATATTTTCATTTCTCAATACAGCTATATTGCTGCCATATAAGACTTCCACCTTATTCCATCTCCTAAAATTTTTAGGGGAATTTTTACTTCCTTGATTAACTATTTCGTAGTTTTTAGTCAACTTATATCTAGTTCCCGAAACACTTACTCCTTGTTCCTTATTCTTTAAGACAACTTTGTTTACTAGTTCAACTGGCATATATGCACTATAATCCTTACCTATTCTCTTTGACTTTTCTAATTTCTTTTCTTCAACTTCAACAGTCTTAACCTCATTTATAACCACCAAATCCTCTCTTCTTCCAAGGGATGGATATTCTACTGGCAGACGTAAAGCTTCCTCAATTACAGTTATTAAATCTTGTTTCTCAGGAATAATGTGTAATATCAGTTCAACATCTACCAATAGCTCGACTGTAGATATACCTCTACTGATGCCATACTCACCAGCTTTCAGTTGATGCCTTGCCGATTCATACTTCATTCCATTTTTAAACTCATATCTTGTGTATAAATCATTTACCTTTGAAAAGTATTTGCCTTGAATACTTACTTTCATATCATGATACTTATCAAACTTACACAAGCTATGAATCATTCCTATAACTGTAGAATATGGAGGTAAAGGATATGTCTCCTTTAACTGAAAACTAGTTGGTTTTTTGTAATTTACTAAATCTTGTTGTAATTTAATCCTAATTGCCTTCATAATATTCAGCAACCTTTTCTTTCAATACATTGAAAAATTCAGGCATTGATTTTGCACTTAGTTTAGTTATGATTTCATTATCATTTTCAAATTTTCCTTCTACTAGACCACAATAGGTATTTTGCTTTATATTTTCAAACATTACTCCTTCTATTTGATTTACTAAAATCCTATTGTCATTAACATCCAGTACGTTTTGGAAAACTGGGTTCTTAATATCATAAACTCCACCTATAGCAAATATAGGTTTTAAATCTTCTCTTCTACCCCTAATATCTCTGTATAGGAAAGCAATAGTATCTAATAATTTATTTACTCTTCGAGTCTTTTCTTCGTTTGGAACTTCCAAATTATATACTTCGTCTATACCTATTTGCTCTAAATCAGCCACTATAGTATATCTGTAATAAGACTTATGAATTTCTGCCTGAGCAATATTCATGTCTTCATTAAGCCTATCTGCTAACCCCTTATTTGTTAGGAAGTCTAAATCTCCCTTAAATGTTTCTAAGGATATTGCATTTGATAATCTAACCTTAGCAGAACGTTTTTTTCCACCTGATCCTTTTTCTGTTTTTAAATATCCGAAAAAATCAATCTCAGGATACTTATCTATTGTTGCTTCTTCACTAAATTGTATAACTTTCTTATCCCCACTACCTTCTGCTTTAACAGGAGCATATTCTTCTCCTAATTGCTCACCAATATTGTATCTTAAAGCTTGCCTTGAAATATACGTATACTGGTCTCCCTTTCCTCTAGACATCTTTTTAAGAGACGCAACATTTCCAACCGACTCTCCATAGTTAGCACTTTCAGCCTCAAAAATTATAGATAAAGACACTCCTTTTGGTTTCAAGTTATTTGACATTACTATCTCCTCCATTATTAGTATTTTCTTTTCCTTCAATTAGTCCGCTTACAAAGGCATATCCTATAGTTTTAAAAGCTACATCATCTTTTAACCCTTCTAGAATTATTTGTGGTACAGGTTTTCTTACATATAAGTAGCAGTTTAGTAGAGTATCCATAAACATGTCTTTACTGTTTACTTTAAGAGCATTTAGTAATCTATAAGCAATTCCACTTAATTTACTCTCTGCCTTTTTTTCCTTATATTCTTTCCTTAAAAAATATCCCTGCATATTCCCATCTTTTACAATATCCTTTTCACTATCTATCTTTTCCATATATCCTAACCCCCTCATAAACTTATCGTTTATATTCATAACATTAAATAATTGTAGACCATTGAAATAACAGTCATTTGGCGTAGATAGCTTGTATATCAGTAATTTATGTATTATTAAAAATAAGTTTTGAGTATTAAACAAACTATCTATAACAAGATCATAGATATTAAAGTAGGTATTTACTTCTTTATATCCAGCACTAATCAATGAATTCAAACTGTTCTTTGACTTATGGATTA
The DNA window shown above is from Tissierella sp. Yu-01 and carries:
- the cas5b gene encoding type I-B CRISPR-associated protein Cas5b, with translation MKAIRIKLQQDLVNYKKPTSFQLKETYPLPPYSTVIGMIHSLCKFDKYHDMKVSIQGKYFSKVNDLYTRYEFKNGMKYESARHQLKAGEYGISRGISTVELLVDVELILHIIPEKQDLITVIEEALRLPVEYPSLGRREDLVVINEVKTVEVEEKKLEKSKRIGKDYSAYMPVELVNKVVLKNKEQGVSVSGTRYKLTKNYEIVNQGSKNSPKNFRRWNKVEVLYGSNIAVLRNENILMDEDQYVVFAV
- the cas7i gene encoding type I-B CRISPR-associated protein Cas7/Cst2/DevR; translation: MSNNLKPKGVSLSIIFEAESANYGESVGNVASLKKMSRGKGDQYTYISRQALRYNIGEQLGEEYAPVKAEGSGDKKVIQFSEEATIDKYPEIDFFGYLKTEKGSGGKKRSAKVRLSNAISLETFKGDLDFLTNKGLADRLNEDMNIAQAEIHKSYYRYTIVADLEQIGIDEVYNLEVPNEEKTRRVNKLLDTIAFLYRDIRGRREDLKPIFAIGGVYDIKNPVFQNVLDVNDNRILVNQIEGVMFENIKQNTYCGLVEGKFENDNEIITKLSAKSMPEFFNVLKEKVAEYYEGN